The Gasterosteus aculeatus chromosome 12, fGasAcu3.hap1.1, whole genome shotgun sequence DNA window tgtgtgtgtgtgtgtgtgtgcgtgtgtgtgtgtctgggtgtattTGTGCATTTATGTGCATTTAAATACCAGGCATGTGTGAGTCAATGTTGTTATTTACTAAATATCTATTTAATGAAAGTCTTAAAGTGTTTCTCTTTATTAAACGCCGTGCTTTGTGGTATTGGATATTATTTCTGTTCCATAATATTTTGCCAACTCTCTCTGCCAGGAGTTGGAGAGGCATAGACTAGATATGGTATGggtatgtttatttttgtacatcTAACACCTGCATCGTGTAACTGGTTGTGTTATGGTTGTCATAGCAATGCATTAAGTGTAGCACTGGCTGCTGTCATACTACATTCTTCTGCATGGCTTTCCAGCAAAaccaacaaaagagaaaaagagtcaGTATGCTGCCTCCATCTGCTCGTCCTGAGGGACAACTGACCCTGTCACGGTGGCCAGGCAACTTctgtccccctcccccatcctccccctcctaCTCAGAATGCATTGCAAAGGCTGCCAGCCAATCCACACTCACTGTCTCAAAGTGCACTGGAGGAGTTTCTATCCATCACAGACATCGTCTAACCGTTGTACTGGAGTAGCCTGTGTTACCCCATAACACAGAGTGCTCGGCGATTCCGGCCCAGACattgagcttgtgtgtgtgttcgtccgTGCCTCTGTTCTGCGGTCCACCGAGTGATGGACTTTAACCTGCCCCATCCCGGCCTCTCTGTCGTTCACTGTTCCTGTACGCCGCACAAACAATGAAAACCGCTACCGAGAATCATTTTGTCTTTACGGTGGAGATACTTAGTTTGGTGAGGGTGCGGCACAACCTTTGCTTGCAAGTAGACCGGGTCAATTGTAAAACAACGATATAGATCAATTCCACCACAGGGACAACAATGATTCTGtgtagtacttttttttttccgccccGACTGTCCTGCTTGTCGTCACTCATACACAGTCACAGCTGAATCTAAAGGTCTGCCTATCAGTTTCATAGTGGACTCTGAGCCGCTTGTACCTTCCCTCAGAGCCAACTGAGATACATTAAACAATCCTGGTATTTACGGGTGTCACAGGCAATTGCATTGCTTTTGATCCGCTGTAGCTTGTCGCCACGATGCCCCTCAACACATTCATTGCGTTTGATAAAGCGCAGACTGTCTATGTCCTTTTGTAAGTTCTCCATGTGTAGATGAATCAAACCAATGAGGACAATGACATATGGTAGCAGAGTGCTCGGCATCTAGCCTGTTTTGTTTATGGCGAAACAGTCCTCACAAACTAGCCCCTTTCACTCACTCCGTGCTGGAAATGTCCTTGGCAAGCCCTAATAGTGGCaattgtgtgtttctggtgGATCACAGAGGAAATGACAGCCTGATACGGTGGAGCGGCAAACCTAAAGAGATCAAATAAAACGATAGTCAGTCACCAGTGATTCCGGTGCCCTTTTGCAGTAGACTGTGTATCATGCACCAAAGAACAGCATAGATGTCTCATCCTCAGCGGTCACATACTGTGCTAATACGTAAGGTGCCAAAACCACTGAGGTGGAACGGCTCTGTTTGTAGCTAGTCCTTACCATCTCTTCCTATTTGTCACCCTCCTCGCCAAACATTGTGAGAACGGtgtgtcaaaaataaaaccattaacaTTGCctgaattcattattttgatCATGGCAATGTGGCGAGTCTGAAGACTTCTGGCAACCAGcattttgttgcttttgttgtgTCAGCTTTAGTTTAGAGACGCCCGCCACCGATTCTAGCTGCTTCTCTTTTTTGAGCCTGTCATCACATCTACTTTGTACCGCATCTCTGTGTTGCTTTTTGGTTGTCATCGTATTACTGTACTCTTCACTAATGCTTCCACCATACATGTGAAAGTGTATACATGCGAAGCATCGTTTTGTGCCTGTTCAAGTGCGGTGCCTCCATTGAATTTAGTGCATCACAAATTTGCATTAATGCACACTAAATTTAGTCGACCTTGAGTGCTGTATGTGCAATGTGTGCTTCTTAATGTGGCTGTGTCTCTGCCACTctaggagagggagaggaggaggcaacATGTAATGCTGATGAAGGCGGTCGAGGCGCGCAAGAAAGCAGAGGTAGCCCATATGTACACAAACAGTCCACTCCACAAAAAGAGCCTAAGTCATTATTCCCCGGATGGATTCCCgccttctctcctttttgtgCGCTCTTTCcttctattcattttttttttcctccacactTTCCAAGTCAAAGGATTGTGGCCCTCAAGCACTTTCCTTTTGAATGCACACCAGCATTAGGCTGAATTCTAATACTGCTCAGCAAAGTCAAGTAAACCTTTCTGTatgtttttacacacacacacacacacgcatgctaaTGCACTaatgcacatgcacactttGCCTCCTTAATGCTCTCTTGAATTTTGGACTCTCCAGGAGCGCGAGCGCTTGCGGCAGGAGAAGAGGGATGAGAAGCGGCTGAACAAAGAGCGTAAACTGGAGCAGCGGCGGCTAGAGCTGGAGATAGCGAGGGAGCTGAGGAAGCCAAATGAAGACATGTGTCTGTCTGATCACAAGGTAGTTAACAAAGAAGCTCATCCGCTCGCTGCTATAggtgtgaagaaaaacacagagcgcacacacacgttgatGTACTGGATATTGTCAATTTTTCTCATTTAGGTGCTGTTAAATACATTGAATTAGGACACACAATtctgaataataatattatttattattattattatcagcatcattatcagtagtagtagtattagtatttAACAGTATATTTAACGTTTTCTTGACGGCCAGTATCTAAAATGAGACCACATGGTAGTGAGGATTTTTATGTGTGGAGATGTGCACCCTCAAGTGGTAGAATGAGAGTACTACATAATGTAGAAAGTAAGATGTCATTACTGTAAAAAGCACCATCTTGATAACAGTTAACAGGTGTGAGATGTAATAACAGCTTCACTCACATTTTCTCACAgctgtttaaatcacaatcgTCTGTAGTCCAAATCGGATGTAATATGTCTCACAGTTCGTTATACAGCAACAATGTGGTACCTACTTTCCCTTGTGCAGCCTCTACCGGAGTTCTCCCGAATTCCTGGACTCATCCTGCCGGGACGCGCCGTGTCCCACTGCCTGATGCTGATGCAGTTCCTGCGAGGCTTCGGCAAGGTTTTGGGCCTCGATTTGAATTTGGATGTGCCCACCTTGGGCATGCTGCAGGAGGGCTTGCTCAATGTGGGGGACAGCATGGGCCACGTCCAGGACCTTCTGGTCAAACTGTTATCCCTGGCAGTGTGTGATCCTGGTTTGCCACCTGGACAGAAGGTGAGCGAGTTCATTAAGTGGTACTTTTGTCAAATTTTGAACCACCGAAACCAGCTTGAGAATTAAACCCAAGACGGATTATTCTATGCAGTAGTTTCAgttcacatactgtatataaacGTATGACACTTAACATTAATTCTATTTAGTAAGTATTGTATGTTTACCGTAACTTGGTAATACACCTGTCATTGCTTTACTCTTAAGTGGAACTATTCTCTGGTACAAAATAATAGTCCGTATTTTTTATTAAGTGAATTTAGAAATCAGGacgttttttgctttttttgtggttttgttatttcttatttttgggGTTTAGTTTAGTTTCAGTGTTTTGATTTAAGGTTTAAGTAATCATAAATATATGCATATGAATTTAATCAGCTTACAGTCATCAAGGAAGTGTTCATTAACTCAacctcttttccttctctatCAGACAAAAACCATGCTGGGGGACCACCTGACCAATGTCGGCATCAACAGGGATAACGTGTCTGAGGTGCTACAGATGTACATGGGAGCCCATTGTGCCAATACTGAGCTTGCCCCTCTGGCCCTCAGTCTGAAGACCAAGGCCTTCCAGGCCCACACGCCGTCCCAGAAGGCCTCGATCCTGGGCTTCCTGGCTAATGAGCTGGCCTGTAGCAGAGCTGTTATCAGGTAGCAGAAGCAGCTGAAACGGAAAAAAGCGCAACCGTCCAAATGAGCTCTTTCTGTGTTACTTAATATATTCTGCATTAGACATGAACACTTTATCTATCTCTGTATTCACATAATACGCATCTCTCACCAAAAGAATATATCCATCCACCTTGCTCTTATTCTGCTTATCACCGAAATGATTCATTAGCCAATAATGTTGTATTTTATTGATGCAGTGGAAAAAAGCGTAATAATGCTGCAGCAGTTTTATTGTAAGAGAATCATGCAAGTATTCATTTGTGCACTGGGAGCTTATTGAGCTTTTATCTGTTGCTCAATGTACTTTCAGAGAATACTAAACTGTACTCTGCACAACAGTAACTTGACAGGattctgtttttcctcctccagtgAGATCGACAAGAGCCTGGATCAGATGGCCAACATGAGGAAAGACAAGATCATTATGGAGGGAAAACTGAAGAAGTATGTTTTCTTTCATCCTAAAACTGTCACGCCGTGATTGTCTGACCGTCATCTTGCTGAACTTGCGTGTGCTTATAAAGGTTGAGGATCATTCATGCCAAACGCaccgggaggagggaggccaGTATGGGCATTGAAGAGAACCAGTCCGTCGGCACTCCGTCCTCTGCCATAAAACGCAAGAGGAAACTGTGTGGAGACAGCGACGATGACGACGAAGACGACGAAGACAGTGATGACCaagcagaggacgaggacgatgaggaggaagaagaaatgaaGAAGGTTAAAAAAGTGGAGACATATGATGAggtaagaagaaaaataaaaaagatcgATCCGTCATCGAAGCTCACCGTAGCAGGTTTCTCGCTGACATTTACTGTTTGTTTCGTCCTCAGGATGAAGTGGAACAAGCCACCagtctggaggagctggagaagcagaTAGAGAAATTGGCCAAGGTATGCTTCTTAGAAGGAGTCAGAAAGAAATGCACGGTCTGTTGACACTGATAATGTTATATTAAGAACAACACACGCAGTGACATTTCACTGTGGATTgtgtttaaacacatttagtacAAAGCATTAGAACACCACAAACATCCTACACTACATGATAAAAAGCTGCATACTATAAATGGATTATTATACGCTGtgtattaaaaacaactattcttTTCTTCATATTATGAACATGTGCGCTGGCTATATCCAAATTAAGGGCATTGATTATCCCAATAAATGATCTCATTAGCATTGAATGCAATCCTCAATATATCACATTGATTATGGAAGGACACAAGGTAGCATGCATTAATCAAAACCACGTAGAGAAACCACTGAGAATGTTTTGTACGTTTGCAGCAACATCACCAGACCAGAAGAAAGCTGTTTGAAATTTCCCATTCTCTGCGCTCCACGATGTATGGCCAGGACCGCTACCGCCGCCGGTACTGGGTGCTTCCCCACTGTGGAGGGGTCTTCATCGAAGCCATGGAGAGTGGAGAAGGTAGTTACAGCACAACGCACGCTGAGTGTGCAGATTTGATTTGGCAGGTAGAGGAGGGAAAAGTGCTGTGAAAACATCTGTTTAAGCTGCATGTTTAGCTGTTTTCCTGATGATTTTTTACCTTATCTTGATCCTCAAGgacaaaaaaagataattatCTCACTGCTCTACCTTTCTCTCGAAAACAAGTTGACTCTGTAGTAACATCAGCcatggtagttttttttttaactaacaGCTCTCCCCCTGCAGCTCCAGAGGAACTGGAAGAGGAgcgacagaggaggaggagagtggctGAGGAGGTCAAAGTCAAAGAGGAACCTCAGGAGATGGAGTTGCAGAAGGAGAAACCCAACGACCTCGGTGGGCAGAGCATTCAAACGCGAGGCTTGGAGCTCGAGAAAGACGAGGAAAAGGAGCACGAGGGGAAGAAAATCTCCCTCTTTTACCAGCAGCCAGGCCGCGTATCCAAACTGTGCACATTCCGGGAGGTCGGCAAAGAGACGGTGACGGCAAAGGACGAGGAGAGTACCCATGTGAGACAAAACGGCGCAAGTCCCTTGGGCACTCCTGTTGCCACGACCAAAGGAacatccccctcccccactcacaATACCTCTGAGCCAGCAGTAGCAACAACCCCCTCCACGGTAACCAATAATGACACTAGCGTCCCTCCCCTGGCATCAACCTCTTTATCTGTCCCCTGCCTGCCAGCCCCGTGTGAAAGCCCAGGTACCACTCCTCCAACCTCCTCCCCAGCTCCATCTCCGTACCTCTCATTTCAAGCCAACGACCAGCTGCTCAGAGTCCTGACGGAGCGCAGCGGGCACTGGTTCAGCCTGCTGCCTCGCAACCCCTGCGACCTCACGTCCATCACCACGCCTCCCCCGGATGCGCCCCGCGTGCCACCCCAGGCGTCCTCCACCCCGGCCGGGCCCAGATCCCCGCCTCAGTCCCCTGCACTGCCCCTCACCTTTTCCGCTGCCTCAGCCTCCGCCAGCCCGCACCACCCAGCAGGCCTCCTCAACTACCCGCTATCAGCCCTGCAGGTGAGGCTGCTGGCTCGACACAAATAGAGATAGCCGTGTTGTACACAGTTGTTTCTGCCATGTAAAAGATCACCTAACCCATGACCCTCGGTCTTGTTTTCGTCCTCCACTCCCttatgtttttcctcttttctccccagGTGAAGTCAGGCGCTTCATTGCTAGGAGTTTCTTTCGGTAGCTGGCCCTGTGGCCTGATGAGTCCCAGTTTGCCTCTGTGCAGCAGCCCCAATCCCATGTTGGGTCATTCTCTGGATGGCAACACAGCAGCAAGTGTCTCCAGCAAAAGTGAATCACCTTTACCTTGCATGGAGAAATCCTCATCCATGCCTTCTCCTACGCTGGAGATGCCCAAATCCCTGGACCACGCCACACCTCGGCCTATTCCAGAGGGTGAGCGACTAAAACGGCATTGAGAGATATTAGTTGAGGCCGTAATTACCTCCCGTTTTCTTAATTGAGAAGAATTCACTTGCTTGATATACTTTCACTTGCCTGAATAGTCCAGGATAATTGGGTGAGGGAATGTTCCGCTCCGCTGTACGCAATTTCGTTTTGGTGTAGCGTAGCTGAGTGAAGCACCTTTTTGCTGTGACGTATGCTCTTTGTCTGGTAGTTTACATGCCTGTTTGTGCTCATTGTCTCAGAGAGCCTGACAGGGTGGTGGCGGGTGTCTGACATCGAGCAGCTGAGGGCTTTGGTCAGTGCCCTCCACAGCCGGGGCATTCGAGAAAAAAGCCTCCAGAGGCAAATGCAGAAATACACAGAGATCATCCCCCAGGTTTGCACCAAACACAAGGACGGTAAGTGCTCCAAACACCGCCTTTGAGCATATAATCACAATAAATAACATATAAGTCCTGTGAGCTGTATTTTCTGTCAGAGCAACACATGTTCAAATGTAGATGCATGCCCTTGTGACCGCTGAATCCGCTGCAAACAGCCACATGAATATCCGCGGATGTGTTTGGCTTCACTGCTCATGTGTTTACCCGCATTAGCAAGTTTATTTGCATGTGCTTTCATGGCTGACTGATGTCTCTCATGTTGTCCATCCAGTGGCCATGATTGAGCTGCGTGAGCTGGAGGAGAGCCAGGTCAGTGTGGAGTCCGTGCGCGGCTGGTGTGTCCAGGAGCAGGCGATGGAGATGGACATTGCCGTGCTGCAGCAGgtagaggagctggagaggaaggTCACCGCGGCCAGCCTGCAGGTCAAGGTAAAACCCTTAAGCCCACCCCTGCACATTTTGAAAGTGGTGTCAGAAACATATTTTAACATGTGGAGTGGTGTGATCAGAGGCCTGATGTCCTCTCCCAGGGCTGGACCTTTCCGGACCCTCAATCGGAGCGAGAAGACCTGGTGTATTACGAGCACAAGCCCCCCACCAAATCAACGCCTGGGTCTGCCAATGCAGGAGACAAGGACTCCAAGGAGCACCCGGAAGAGCGGGGGGAGAAGGGCGGGGTGATGCGTCACCTGGACAACCCACTGGACATAGCAGTGACACGTCTGGCTGATCTGGAGCGCAACATCGAGAGAAGGTACCTGAGGAGCCCCTTAGGTACCACCATTCAGATCAGGCTGGATAATGTGGGTACGGTCACTGTCCCTGCTCCTGCCCCATCCACTAGTGCTGACAGGGAAGGGTAGGTCATTTCTCCAACCAACGCTCCCCGTTCTCCCACTAAGAAccttttcctctctgtgtgtgcttcATGTTTCCCATACTACTCAAACAGGGGGGGTATTCGCTGCCTTTACAGCAGCTTTCTGTGGTGGCTtgttgcatttttgtttgttcctttggtCTTGTGCAGTTTCTTGGCCGGGTTGGGGGTCTGCACTCAGTTTCATTTCCTGTGTAGGTGTTGCTTACTGGCTTGATGCATTTCTGCAGTCATCCGCATGGTGTGTGCATCAGTAACCTTGGTTATGGGCGTACTCATATCTCCCACTGTACAGCATACACTTTCACGGGTCCTCACTCTTTCTGCATGAAGTTCCCCTTAAATAACAAAATCGGTGTGTACGTCTCCTTGGAGCCCTACAGCTCCCCCCTAAATCCTCATGCCTGTCTCTGCACAGCTGCGGCTCTTTGTGGTCTGCTGTCTTGTTGGCGGCTGGCTCAACTGATACAGTTAACTGCctattgtgcgtgcgtgcgtgtgtttgtgtgtgtaaatacacCCACGCATTCACGTACATGTGTGGCCCGCTCTGTCTCATTGTCTGTCATTATCTCCTGttagcagcgaggaggaggtggccCACGGTATGAAGGTGTGGAGGAAGGCTCTGACTGAAGTGCGCAGCGCTGCCCAGTTGGCCATGTGCATCCAGCAACTTCAGAAGTCCATCGCCTGGGAGAGGTCCATCATGAAAGTGGTGAGCGCTGCATCTCCGCAACgttaattaaaaacaagcaaTACTCAGAAGgggtatgtgtgtttttaatgaatgcacttgtttgtgttttttagtaCTGTCAGATGTGCAGGAAGGGCGATAACGAGGACCTGCTCCTGCTGTGTGACGGCTGTGACAAAGGCTGCCACACTTACTGTCACAAACCCAAAATCACCAGTATTCCAGAAGGAGACTGGTACTGCCCGGCCTGCATATCCAAGGTATCAACTCCATTAAAATTGCAATGTCATCTCTCTTACGGTTGATTACTTGTAGAGGAAATTCTAGCCACGTTTTTGTTTATCTGTTCTTTTACTTCTTCCTCTGTAATTTAGAATTTTAGTTTCCACAAACCAGTATTTGCAAATGTTAGTATTTAACCggccaaacaaatatttttcttaTTAAACCTGTCAATATTCTGCCTCAGCACTTAAAATCAAAACATATTTATGCTGAAAGTATTTGGGGGATTGtatgcattcatttaaaagctGACAATACAGAGTTGAGTGTAAATattgggaaagagagagaaaaaaacatgcaacaaagCTCATTCAAAACAACTGCAAGGATTATATATTTCCTGTTTGGTTACTTTGACTTTGAAGTTTTATGGTTTGCAAATTGACTCGGCATTAGTTCCATTGAGGGACAATGAAACTCTCCAATTCATAAAACTCTGAGAAATAACATTTTCCTGAAGGCtattgtgatgtttttattgtgatGTGCTTGCAAAAGACTACTCATATTATTGGTGGTCCACGATCAGACAAGTAGTTTAGAAAAGGCCCAAATGAGAATTGGTCAGTGGACACTGTAGTTTTAGCGTTGACTGCAAAGAATGTATTCTTAATTCTCTGCAGGCGAGTGGCCCGtctcccaaaaacaaaaaacctccGAGCAAACCATTAACATCAAGCGGAGGAGGTGCTAAAAAGGGTGCAGAGGGGAAGAAGAGCGGGAAGCAGGCGGGCAACGGAGAGGTAGCGGTGGACGACCCGGCCAGCAGCACAcccaaaaaagcagcaaaagacaccagcagaaagagaaaaacagaggagAGCTCACCTGCGCCgccagcagccaatcaggagagccctgtgtgtgtgaagagagcCAAGACGGCCAAGGACAACAACAGGGACCTGGGTTTATGCAGGTATGCGCCTCGGGCCTGTTCATACTCGTCTTCCATCAAAACCTCCACCTGTTATCCATCCGTCTCCTTAACACTTTTGCAGTTGCTGCCATCTACTGTAGTGACAGTATCAAGACGTTGTTTTCTCTTTAGCAGTGAACACGGCTCTTCTGTGATTTTCTTCTGCGATCAAGTCCTACAAATTGCTCCAAACAAAGGAGGAAGAAATTCTAAACTTCCCAGTGGAAGAAAACTCCTCAAAGCGACGGCCACGCCTTGTCCGTGTCTgaccacttgtgtgtgtgtgtgttcaacagGGTGCTTCTTGCTGAGTTGGAGCGGCATCAGGACGCGTGGCCGTTTCTCACGCCAGTCAACATGAAATCGGTCCCCGGCTACAGGAAGGTCATCAAGAAACCGATGGACTTCACCACCATACGTGAGAAGCTCGTGAGCAGCCAGTAAGTTCCCGCCGCATGTAATTTTGGGTTACACCACAGCATTTGATCTCAACTTaacactctttttttaatttcaggtATCAAAACCTTGAGACCTTCATCATCGATGTTAACTTGGTCTTTGATAACTGCGAAAAATACAACGAAGACAATTCAGACATTGGTCGAGCTGGTCATAACATGAGGAAGTTCTTCGAGAAGCGCTGGACTGAGcttctgaaacaaacaaattaaacgTCTGTTCAGATTCTCTCCATAAACCCATTCAACTTTTCATACCGGAGCACCTGGTTTtacgtttgtttttattttctgatgGATACAGTGGCTTTGCAGAATGGAAGAAGTCCAATCCGTAATAAGGAACCCGCGGTGTGCATAAGATGAGATGTCACCGTCGgggctaaaaaataaaaatggcgtTACATGAGGTGCGCTGGATTTTATTACAACAGGGATAAAAGCCCCAAAGAGTCCCATAGAAATGGGGTGTCGTAGTGCAATACTATTCCCTGTCTCAGAACACTGCACTGAATTTATCCTCAACTGTCACTGACGTGTCTGCGCTAGAAGACTTTCCACTACTTGTAAATAGTCTTTTGTTATTTAATCGTATTATagtgaatgtatttaattttgTAATAATTATTTATGAATCAAGGTCCACTTCATTTTCTATGAAAAGGAAGAATCAGCTGAACTGCtttgaattaaaaaaggaatgtgtctttgtgttataATTTTTCTCCCAAATATTAAACAaagccaagaaaaaaaaaaatactgtttaCACTGTTCAGTGCTTTGAGGCATCAGAGGACTGTATTGATTTGTTCAAACTGTAaaactgcatttatttacaGGAACAGCAGACGGACAGTTAGACAATTGTGATTTATGTGTATATACTGTTTATTAATGTCAATATTATGTCTTGTTTGAAACAATGTGTAAAAATTGTTTAAGAATATTAAGATATTGTTTATGCCTTAGAATGATTGTAGCATTCTATTTTAGTGTACGTGATGAAAACATTATCATAAATATTGTttgtacagtatatacatatCCTCTGCAAACACTGTGGTATCCTTAATCTTGGTAGTGCCTACCCTTCCAACAGGGGCATGTAGGGGACgttattgtttttagttttcattctcatgacatcattttttttttttaatatgattttaatCCAACGAGGCCTCCAAAGTTggacagtgacacaaaaatcaTTCCTCTCCatagcagaaaaaaaaggaaaaacaagcaTTCAGTAATGCTTCCATGACGCATTTCCTCGTAATCTGCCACAATACAGAGGACCTAAGGCCATTTGTAACCACTGTGTTGAACCTTTGCTGTGTGTTGTGGCCTGATGGAGGCAGCTAGATTTTTTTGTACCCAAGTCAAGAGTACTTGAAGTTACTTTATTTAAGATATTGTGGAATAAAAGTATCATTCTTTTGTAGGAGCTTTATTTTTCACTAGTGTGTGGCACGGACCTATTAAAAGGATGTTTTTCAACGTAAAAAGCTTCAACTTGCTTTATTTCAACTCTGTCCTCCTGAATGTTTTTTGGTAAAAGCCATGGTGGTAAACGTGTAATCTCTTTTACTCTATACGCAAGAAGAACAGTTTGTAATgctgttaaaaacacaaacatctacTTGGAGATCTAACTGCCTGACATAATTTGCTCGCAATAACAGAAATGCATGGAGTTATATTTGGGAGTAgtatttcaattatttaaacTGTTAATACCCCATGGGGCAACCCTCCATTACAGGTAACATTCCTGTATATGTAATTTAATTGGACTTAAGTAAAAGAAGAAAGTCTGTTTCACTCAGAATGGCCTCTGTTGGCGTCGCATGTAATGCATTAACATGCAAGCAGCATTATCATGTTTACCTTGTAAAGGTGGAGCCAACTAACTACTTTACATACCTATAGACATGTCGGCCTGTCTTAAACTGAAAGAAGTAACCAGGATGtcaaatggatttaaaaaatgaaattaaaaaaaatccttttgaaATGTAGTTGAAGAATTAAGTAAAATAAGAGACATTAATTATGTAAATGCAGACGTGTAACTTGCTGAATTGTTCAACTGTTACAATATACACATAATACAGTTTACAAAATTACAAATCACCATCATCAACCACTTAAAGTCCAGCTATTTTATACATCAGTGGAGTACTCTGTAACTAATAACAACTAGTCACTAATGTAGTTTAGTCCTTTTACTAATTTACTTTTCCTATCCTTTAACTACCAAATATTAGGGTTAATGGCA harbors:
- the baz2ba gene encoding bromodomain adjacent to zinc finger domain protein 2B isoform X25, translating into MQDMESGERLASPAPTLSAARTSSPAASSSSSSSSSSSSASSPAPHSKSSLAPSPSAPGSNLSTSGRLFGAGEQPFIGSALSSAFPLVNHPAFGALYSSGAGRPEFGGLGSLGMSAALAAHPQLGALSEWWRAAEAHGRGAAAFLPSFISFPPFFSPHMQPNHSASPVQIRMPGKNSHAAPKGVNGAVNGGGVCPPTTQSGGFSASPAPVQASTKPTKNPDPSNSHRSSPQTNPAELVDKPIHRPKEKKPRRKPGDASLASNSESGTSSDSSSDGSLSSDLEDLAEDDEDDDDDEDDDDEEEDKQIEFSDSEKRSKKQTKVLIPSTGSTKANRPTSGEAHDMKVSKAQRASSNPPNLVPFPCSTSPPVFTQTSPLALHGSRSRTEGPQQHLSVIQSTGLAANTKPLALLSQPRREFSPSSSPMALAMSPEALSSAASPKAPKPLPSSSSSPQHLPLSLCSSPKPLSMPSPPRPTLPPPTSPKPFGSTSSVRSSQKSSPKPPRRAAAGSAKSNKRKQLEASLAQITEFRLKQTLMSQGQTFPAELKKQQQGPNKSPKRTPLSSPPLPPAPAPPPQNNHSNLFLSSALLGLPEPHPPNGVIQSITQDAPLALITKPRKDSQCDSDGGSMPVNLSTGASRIQATAQAGPQSQPSTTSPHAAGHGPRKNKAPKGKAQTPGQGQGQAQGQADPLAAWKGFSQNHLVQSLVDLFRGGEPGIGIPGVSIPGVGIPGMGIPGTCNPTAGLPANKESDDSGDDDDDEDDDLEEEEEDEEDSDDSLSESDSNSDSDISGMKVKELKLLPSGSSKKETTPRRLTKGPELLNTSTNHTATSCSPLDLQVIKTPTIVTSSSALAYHSSPGSSSYSLASPLGSGKRKRVMDEKELMIPLELGWRRETRIKSVAGRSQGEVAYYAPCGKKLRQYPDVMKGLQWSLLKEEEVIPRILAMEGRRGRPPGSDRESAGEGGKGSRRRKGRPPNVGDPLLPEGPSPSEVKLLRKLEAQEIARQATQMKLMRKLEKQALARAAKEARKQQAIMAAEERRKQKEQIKILKQQEKIKRIQQIRMEKELRAQQILEAKRKKKEEVANAKILEAEKRIKEKELRRQQAEILKHQELERHRLDMERERRRQHVMLMKAVEARKKAEERERLRQEKRDEKRLNKERKLEQRRLELEIARELRKPNEDMCLSDHKPLPEFSRIPGLILPGRAVSHCLMLMQFLRGFGKVLGLDLNLDVPTLGMLQEGLLNVGDSMGHVQDLLVKLLSLAVCDPGLPPGQKTKTMLGDHLTNVGINRDNVSEVLQMYMGAHCANTELAPLALSLKTKAFQAHTPSQKASILGFLANELACSRAVISEIDKSLDQMANMRKDKIIMEGKLKKLRIIHAKRTGRREASMGIEENQSVGTPSSAIKRKRKLCGDSDDDDEDDEDSDDQAEDEDDEEEEEMKKVKKVETYDEDEVEQATSLEELEKQIEKLAKQHHQTRRKLFEISHSLRSTMYGQDRYRRRYWVLPHCGGVFIEAMESGEAPEELEEERQRRRRVAEEVKVKEEPQEMELQKEKPNDLGGQSIQTRGLELEKDEEKEHEGKKISLFYQQPGRVSKLCTFREVGKETVTAKDEESTHVRQNGASPLGTPVATTKGTSPSPTHNTSEPAVATTPSTVTNNDTSVPPLASTSLSVPCLPAPCESPGTTPPTSSPAPSPYLSFQANDQLLRVLTERSGHWFSLLPRNPCDLTSITTPPPDAPRVPPQASSTPAGPRSPPQSPALPLTFSAASASASPHHPAGLLNYPLSALQVKSGASLLGVSFGSWPCGLMSPSLPLCSSPNPMLGHSLDGNTAASVSSKSESPLPCMEKSSSMPSPTLEMPKSLDHATPRPIPEESLTGWWRVSDIEQLRALVSALHSRGIREKSLQRQMQKYTEIIPQVCTKHKDVAMIELRELEESQVSVESVRGWCVQEQAMEMDIAVLQQVEELERKVTAASLQVKGWTFPDPQSEREDLVYYEHKPPTKSTPGSANAGDKDSKEHPEERGEKGGVMRHLDNPLDIAVTRLADLERNIERRYLRSPLGTTIQIRLDNVGTVTVPAPAPSTSADREGSEEEVAHGMKVWRKALTEVRSAAQLAMCIQQLQKSIAWERSIMKVYCQMCRKGDNEDLLLLCDGCDKGCHTYCHKPKITSIPEGDWYCPACISKASGPSPKNKKPPSKPLTSSGGGAKKGAEGKKSGKQAGNGEVAVDDPASSTPKKAAKDTSRKRKTEESSPAPPAANQESPVCVKRAKTAKDNNRDLGLCRVLLAELERHQDAWPFLTPVNMKSVPGYRKVIKKPMDFTTIREKLVSSQYQNLETFIIDVNLVFDNCEKYNEDNSDIGRAGHNMRKFFEKRWTELLKQTN